The genomic region TGCCCTTGCGGTGCAGGACGTGCACGTGGTCGTCGCCGGCCGCCAGCTCGTCGGCGAGCTTGCCGGTGCCGTCGGGGCTGTTGTCGTCCGCGACCAGGATGTGGGCATCGGGCACCGCCGCGCGGACGCGGCCGACGATCAGCCCGATGTTCTCCGCCTCGTTGTAGGTCGGAATGATCACCAAGGCTGTACCGAGCGGCCCGTAGGTCCGCTGTCCGCCGTCGCTCACTGAGTCCCCTTTTGTGCTCTTGCACGTCCTGTACGTCTGGTCGCAGAGGATGACTTTAGAACAGCGATCGGGGCCAGCGGTCCTTCGGGCCGGTCAGACTCCCGCTGGCTGCGGGCCGCCGTGACCGTTGTCTACTGGACCGCCGCGCCCCGACCCCGGGGCCACCCTCCCCCAACTACCGCTGGAGGTGCCCCCACCGGCGAAACCTTCCGTCGCCCCCGAGGCGCGGGCGCGGGTGAAGACGGATCCGTCCGGCACGGGCGTCCTGTGGTGGACCCGGCCGAACCTATCGAGGTCCGGGCGCCCGTACCGAACCGAGGCACATCGGATCACCCCTGTGGGCGTACGAATACCTCCCGCCCGCCGACCACGGTCGCCAGGCACACCGGCAGGTCTGCGCCGGGGGTCAGATCGGGCAGTCCGGGGGTGCCGGAACGGGGGTCCGTGGACCAGCGGGCGACCCGGTCGTCGGGGGCCTGGACGACCAGTTCGGCGGTCTGCCAGACGGCGTAGTCGGCCGGAGCCCCGGGGACCAGCACGCCCGCGTCGTCACGGCCGAGGGCCCGCCAGCCGCCCCGGGTGTGGGCGGTGAAGGCGGCCCGGACGGAGATGCGGTGCTCGGGGGTCCGGTGGAAGGCGGCCGCGCGGACGGTGCCCCACGGGTCGAGCGGGGTGACGGGCGCGTCCGAGCCGAAGGCCAGCGGGACACCGGCCTTGAGCATGGCCGCGTACGGATTCAGGGTGCGGGCGCGCTCGGCGCCGAGCCGGTCGGCGTACATGCCGTCCTCGCCGCCCCAGGCGGCGTCGAAGGCGGGCTGCACGGACGCCGTCAGGCCCAGCTCCGCGAAGGCGGCGATGGTGGCGGGGGTCATCATCTCGGCGTGCTCGACCCGGTGCCGGGCGGCGCGGACCCGCGCCAGGCCGACCTTCTCGGCGGCCGCGCGGACACCCTCCACGACGGCGGTGAGCGCCGCGTCGCCGATGGCGTGGAACCCGGCCTGGAGCCCCGCCTCGGTGCAGGCCGCCACGTGCTCCGCGACCGCGCGCGCGTCCAGGTAGCCGGTCCCGGTGTGCGCGGCGTCGGCGTACGGAGCGTGCAGGCAGGCCGTGTGCGAGCCGAGGGCGCCGTCGACGAACAGGTCACCGGCGGCCCCGACGGCCCCCAGGGCCTTGGCCTGGTCGAGGTCCCGGTCGGCCCAGTACCCGAAGACCCGCGGCCCGGGCCGCTCTCCCGCCAGTGCCAGCAGGTCGCGGAAGTCCTCGGCGGAGGAGATGTCGGGCCCGCCGCACTCGTGCACCGAGCCGATACCGAGCGAGGCGGCCCGGTCCAGGGCGGCCCGCTGTGCCTCGGCGCGCTGGGCGGGGGTGACGGCGGCCAGGGCGGCGGCGCGCACGGCGTGGTGGGCGTCGCGGGTCAGCGGCTCGTCGCCGTCCGGGCTCACGCCGGGGACGAGGTCCAGCAGCGCGGTGGTGACGACGGCCGAGTGCACGTCGATGCGGCTGAGGTAGAGCGGACGGCCGCCGGCGGCTTCGTCGAGCTCGGCGCGGCGCGGGGCCCTGCGCTCGGGCCAGCGGGCGGCGTCCCAGCCGTGCCCGAGGAGCACCCGGTCGGCCGGGCGGCTCGCGGCGTACGCGCGTACGAGGTCCAGCGCGGCGGGCAGGGAACGCGCTCCGGAGAGGTCCAGCCCGGTGAGGGCGAGGCCGGCCGAGGTGGTGTGGACGTGCGCGTCGGTGAAGGCGGGCGTGACGAGCGCCCCGCCGAGGTCGACGACCTCGTCGACGCCCTGCGCGAAGGCGTCGGCCGCGCCTTCGGAGCCGACCCAGGCGACGTGGCCGCGCTCGACCACCATCGCGGTGGCGAACGGGTCCGCGGGGCTGTGTACCTCGCCTCCGCGCAGGAGGACGGTCCTTGTCGGTGCTCCGGCGGCGTCGGCGGAGTCGGCGGTGCGGTCAGTCATGGGGACCAGTCTCGCGCGTCCCCCGGCTCCGCCCGACCGCCGGGTCCCCCCGACGCGGCTAGACGCGGGGCGGGCGGGCCTCGTAGGGCGTGGACAGGACCACCGTGGTGCGCGTCGAGACGTGCGCGAGGGCGCGCAGGCGGCCCAGCAGGTCTTCCAGCTCCAGGGGCGTCGCGACGCGGACCTTGAGGATGTAGTTCTCGTCGCCCGCGACGCTGTGGCAGGCCTCGATCTCGGGCACGCCGGCCAGCCGGTCGGCGATGTCGTCCGGGGCACTCGGGTCGAACGGCTTGACCGAGATGAAGGCCGTCAGCGGCAGCCCGACGGCTTCCGGGTCGACCACGGCCGCGTAGCCGCGGATCACCCCGCGCTGTTCCAGCCGGCGTACTCGCTGATGGACCGCCGACGTCGACAGTCCCGTGGCCTTGCCCAGATCCGTGTAGCTCATCCGCCCGTCCCGCACGAGCAGATCCACGATCTGGCGGTCCAGCTCCTCCATTGCGCTCATAGCCGCTCAACTTAAGCCCAACGGCAGCCCAGGCACAGTGCTGTCCGCCCACTGGAGGCATCTGCGCCAGGCATGTGACCAAGGCCACAAGGGTATGCAGGCGTACGCGGGACTGTTGTGGTTACTCGTGCCGCGCGACGGGAAGTGCTTGCTTTGGCCGAGGCCGAAGAACCAGCCCGCCCGGCCCACCCAAGGGGGAGTACATCCATGCTGAACACCACGCGCGCCGGTCGCACCGAACCGGAGCCCCTCGAACCCGCCGATTCCGAGGACGGTGAGTATCTCGAATACCTCGACGACAGCGAGGGCTTCGAGATCCACCACGCCGTCTGCCCCGACTGCGGCCAGTCGATCGCTCTCGTCGCCGACGAGGAGTACCTGCCGCAGCACGCGCTCTGCCTGACCCCGTGGAACCCCTTCAGTCTCACGGTGTGCGCGGGCACCGGGCGCCCCGTCTGCGACGCGCTGCCCACCGTCGGCATGATCCAGCCGGTGGGGGCGCAGGAGCTGGAGCCCGTGGTGCTCCTGAGCCTGCCGCAGGGGCTCGACTGGCGGACGCAGCCCTTCTCGCACGCCGGCGGTCCGGGCTCGCGTCCGGTCCGCATCGTGAGCCCCGTGCTGCCGCAGACGCGACAGCAGCACGTGCAGGCGGCCTGACCCGGCCTTCCGCCGGGCCTACTCCCAGTACGTTCCCTGCACCATGGCGGCCAGGCTGGCGTGGTGCAGGATCAGGCTGTCCGGATCCGCCGGGATCTCGACCTCTCCGAAGTACGCCTGCCGGTAGGCGATGCGCAGCATCACGATCCCGTGCCGCAGGGCCGCGTACAGGGTGTGGAACTCCATGTCCCGCGGGGTGTGGCCGGTGAGTTCGGCGTACCGCCGCTCCAGGTCCTCACGGCGCAGGAAGTCCGGCAGGCCGGGCTGGCCGAAGCCGACGGTGAGGTCCTGGAAGAACCGGTGGAGGTAGACGGTCCAGCCGAGGTCCACCTCGCGCGGGGCGTACGCCGCCATCTCCCAGTCCAGGACGGCGGCCGGCGTGAAGCCGTCGTAGATGACGTTGCCGATGCGGGCGTCGCCCCAGTTCAGGACGGCCGGGCCCTCGTCCCGCGGCCACAGCTCCTCCAGGCGGGCGAACGCCCGCTCGATGAGCGGGGACGGGGCGAGCCCGCCCACCACCCAGGCGTAGTAGGCGCGTTGGGCGTCGACGTGGCGGCGCAGCGGGCTCCCCTCGCCCTTCGGGAGCAGGAACTCCGCTTCCGCGCGCGGGAACTGGTCGTGCAGGCGGGCCAGCAGGGAGATGCTCGCCTCCTGGAGCTCGGCGCGCTCGGCATCGGTCGCGGCGTGCAGCCAGTTGCCCTCGTAGGTGTAGGGCATGACGTCCGGCGGGACCCGTCCCTCGGCCCGGGCCATCACGAAGAACGGCGCCCCGAGCGGCCCGGGGTCCTCCTCCAGCCACTGCACGCGCGGGACGGGCAGGTCCGTGTGCTCGGCGACCAGGCCCATCACACGGTGCTGGCGCGGCATGTCGTACGTCGGGAAGACGCTGTAGGCGGCCGGGTCGGCGGCGAGGCGTAGCGCGCAGGCGCGGAGCGGGGCATCGGGGTGCTCTATGTCGAAGAGCAGCGTCTCGCTGGACATGCCGTTGGAGCCGGGAACGGAGACGTTGGTGACCTCCACGCCGGGGAGTCTGGTGTCCAGCCAGGCGGCGAGACGCCGGCCGAGCTCTTCGGGCTCCCGGGTGGAGGTGCGCGGACGTGGAGCGGTGGCCATGGATACCCCTTTCCTACTGGGCGACGGAGGAGTAGTCGGTGAAGCCGCTCGGGTCGTGCCGGCCGAAGCTTCCGTGCTCGAAGATGCCGTGGCCGGTCCGCCCGTCGAGGGTGAAGCGGGCCGAGTGGTCGGTGACCCCGAAGGCGGCCATGGGGTGGGCGGTGGGGTCGGAGAGGTCGTAGACGCGGCGGTCGGTCCAGCCGCGGCCCTGCCAGGTGCCGTGCTGCCAGTCGGCGGCGGGCGGGTAGCCGGCGCCGACGGCGAGCGGGGAGGAGTTCAGGATCTCCACGCCGAGTTCGAGGGGCTTGCGGGCCGGGTCGGTGAGGTGGACGACGGCGCTCTCGGGGTGCCGGCTCCCGGGCCGGTAGCGGATCTCGGTGTGCGGCCAGCCGAGCTGGACGTCGTGGCGGCCGCTGCCCTCGGGGAAGACCTGGACCGCCTCGCTCAGGGTGCGGTGGCCGTCGGCGTCCTCCTGGGCGATGACCATCAGGAAGCGGTCCTCGAAGCGGACGGGGATCCAGAGCCAGTGGAAGCCCTCGGGCCGGTACTCCTCGGCGGCCCGGCCCCCGTCCTCACCGGGGATCGGCCGCACGCCCCAACTGCGGTCGCGGGTACCGGTCCACTCCCCCGGCGTGAGGATGAACTCCTCGCCCTTGGCCCGGATGACACCGCTCACGCTGCCGGCCTGGACGAACCGGCGGCCCTCCAGCATGAGGCGGTCGCCGCGCCGCTGGATGTGGTGCGGCTCCCAGACGGCGGGAAACTCGGCGGTCCACGTGACGTCGTACGAGAGCCCGTCCGGGTCGTCGGGGTCGGCGGCGCAGCGCAGCGTGAGCTGCTTGAGCGGGGCGTCGACGGTGATGCCCAGAGGGCCGACGGAGAGGTTCATCCGGTCGTCGGTGATGGCGTCGGAGGCACGGACGGCGAGGAGTTCGTCGCCGACGCGGAGGGTGGCGTAGGCGTCGATGACCCCGGCATTGGGGTAGACCCCGAGGCCGAGGATCAGGACGGCGCGGCCGGAGTGGTCGAAGACGTGGAAGATGCAGCGGTCGTAGGCGTTGCGGTCACCACTGACGAGGTGCTTCATCGACAGGGGCGCCTGGTGGATGGGGTACTCGTCGAGGCCGATGGGCCGGTCGGCGGGCATGGCGGACCTCCGGGACGGGGCGTGCGGGACAGATTTGACGGTACGTCAGAAACCGGTCTCGGGGCCAGAGGTCTGGCACGAACTGACAGGGTGGCAAGGGGTGTCGGAGGGCGGGGGCTTCGGGGGGGGCGCGACGCCCGCTGGTCGGCATCAAGGACGCGGGGCGGGATCACGGCGGGCTGTTGCCCCTGGACCGGATCAGAGAAGGACTGGAGGCTTCCCGTCCGTCCCCGATCCCGCCCAAGGGGCAGCAGCCCGCCCGAAGCCACCGACCACATCCCTGACGCCACCCAGGGACAGCAGCCCGCCACGCCCCCGCCACGCGTCCCTGATCCCGCCCAGCGGACATCCCGCCCCCGAAGCCCCCGCCCCACGTCCCCGATCCCGACCCAGCGGACGCCCAGCAGGCCCCCCGCAGGCGCCCGCCTCCCCACCCCGGGGACCCCCTCGAACGGATCCCCGGGGCGGGGAGGCGATTACTCGTGGGCCGCGTGCCGCGTTGGCCCGGCATGACCACGGTTGAGACTTCCACTCCACGGACGGGACGCCGTCGGCGGCCGACGCTGCCCGGTTACGAAGAATCGGTTCAGCAGGGATCCCGGCAGCGGCATCCCGATGCGCCCATCTACAGCGCGCTGATCGCCCGCTGGGCCGAGGACGGCCGGACCGTGCCGGGGCGGCGGGACCCGGAGTGGTCCCGGATCAGCACCTCCCCGATCTGGCCCAGCGGCCCGTTGTTCGGGAGCTGACCCACGGCGCGAGCCGCGCCGCCGCCCGTCCAGGTGCACGGCGGAAACCGGCCCTGCACCCGCAGGCTCCGGCAGCTAGCGCGTTTCCGGACCGGCCAGGTGACGGGCGATGACCATGCGCTGGATCTGGTTGGTGCCCTCGACGATCTGCAGGACCTTCGCCTCCCGCATCAGCCGCTCCACCGGGAAGTCCGCGGTGTAGCCGTAGCCGCCCAGGACCTGGACCGCGTCCGTGGTGACCGCCATCGCCGCGTCGGTGCAGAACAGCTTGGCCATGGCGGCCTGCCGGGAGAACGGCTTGCCCGCGTCGCGCAGCCGCGCCGCCGCGAGGTACAGCGCCCGGCCCGCCTCGATCTTGGTGGCCATGTCGGCCAGCATGAAGCGCAGCCCCTGGAAGTCCGCGATCGGGTGCCCGAACTGCTTGCGGTCCAGCGCGTACACCAGGGCCTCGTCCAGCGCCGCCTGGGCGACGCCGATGGCGCAGGCTGCGATGCCCAGGCGCCCCGCGTCGAGTGCGGCCAGGGCGATGGTGAAGCCCTGCCCCTCCTCGCCGATGCGGCGCGAGTCCGGAACCCGTACGCCGTCGAAGTGGAGCTGCGCCGTGGGCGAGCCCTTCATGCCCATCTTCTTCTCGGGCACGGCCGCGGTCAGGCCGTCCGCGTCGCCGGGGACCAGGAAGGCCGTGATGCCCTTGGGGCCCTCGGCGCCGGTGCGGGCGAGGACGGTGTAGAAGTCGGCGACGCCGCCGTGGGTGATCCACGCCTTGGTGCCGCTGATGATCCAGTCGTCGGCGTCGCGCACCGCCTTGGTGGTGAGCGAGGCGGCGTCGGAACCCGCGGCCGGCTCGGAGAGGGCGTAAGCGCCCAGCAGGCCGCCGCCGAGCATCGCCGGCAGGTGGGCACCCTGCTGCTCCTTGGTGCCGTAGCCGGCCAGGCCGTGGCAGGCCAGGGAGTGCACGCTGACCCCGAGCCCGACGGTCAGGCGGGCCGCGGCCAGCTCCTCCAGGACCTGGAGGTAGACCTCGTAGGGCTGCTCGCCGCCGCCGTATTCACCGGGGTACGGGAGGCCGAGCAGCCCGGCCTCCGACAGCAGCGTGAAGATCTCGCGGGGGAACCGCCCGGAGTCCTCCTCCTCGGCGGCCACGGGACGGATCTCCCGCTGGGCGATCTCGCGTACGAGGGCGAGGAGGTCCCGGGACTCCTCGGTGGGCAGCTGACGGTCCACCGGCTGCGGGGCGCGGTCTGTCATGGCGGCGCTCTCCTCCCTGGTCGGGCACGGCGGCGGCGCGTGAGGTGTGGGACGCGACGCCGGGTCTCGGTGCTCTCACAGCCGATGCTGCCCTCCGGATCACGGAAGGGCCTGTTCAGCGGCTGCGGCGGCTTGAGTATGCCCGATCAGGGGCTTCCCGTCACCGGGGCAAGATCACCAAGCTGTTCGGACGGCCCTTCGGGGGCGGGAGGTGCCGGGCACTCCGGGACGAACTCCTCGATCACGGTCAGCGTCGCGCGCAGCTGGCGTACGAGCAGGGCGCCCAGTTCGGCGCGGCCCGGCTGGCCGGCCGCGTCCGCGACGAGGCCGCCGATCCACTCCAGGGTGATCCCCTCGACCGAGGAAAGCCAGCCCAGGAGGGCGAGCCGGGCGATCTGCGGGAGCGTGCGACGCCCGTACGCGCCTTCGGCGATGGTGGCGACCAGCTCCTCGCGGACGGCGTCGCGGATGGCCAGCACCTCGGCGTCGGAGCCGACGCCGCCGGTGGCGATGGTGCGGTAGGCGGCGTGGTGGTGCTCGGCGTAGGAGAGGTAGCCGTCGACGGTCCGCCGGACCCGTTCGGCGCCCGGGAGCTCGGTGTCCCCGCCGGCCCGGGCGACGAGCTCGGCGACCGAGTCCTCGACGATGGCGAGGTAGTAGCCGCGCTTGCTCTTGAAGTAGTAGTAGACGAGCCCCTTGGCGACGCCCGCCTGCTTGGCGATGTCGTCCATGGACAGCGCGTCGTACGAGGTGTGGGCGAACAACTTGCGTCCGGTCGCCATGAGTTCGGCCCGGCGGACCTGCGAACGCCCGGTCGCACCACGCTGTTGACTATTGTTCAAATTCAGCCCTAGCCTCGAACCGCCACAAGATGCCTGAAGTATGGCAGTACTTCCCCTACTCACCGGACTGACCGCGGGCGGTCCGGCGGAGATCCCGGACCGGCGCAGGCGGGGCGGGACCCGCCCGGCGCCGGTCCGGGCGGGGTCAGCCGGCGGTGACGCGGATCTTGGACTGGCCGTGTCCGAGCCGCTCCCAGTCGTCCATGAAGCGGGCGGTGAGGCCGTGCTTCGCGGCGAGGTCCACCAGGGTCCGGGTGCGGTAGTAGAAGTCCTCGCGCAGGACCTGGTGCTCGGTGCCCTCGGTGCGGTCGAAGGTGAAGTCGAACCAGCCGCCCGGGGCCAGTACGCGCTCCACGTGGGCGAGGCACTCGTCGATGATCTCGATCGGCGAGTGGGAGAAGACGCTGTGGGCGTGCACGATGTCGAAGTGGCGCTCGGGCAGGAAGTCCAGGGTGAGGTCCCGGGTGATGGTCAGGTGCGGCAGCTTGTCCTGGAGGCCCTGTCTGGTCAGGGTCTCCTTGGCGGAGATGAGGATGTCGGGCGAGATGTCGATGCCGTAGTAGTGGCCGGTGTCGAGGTGTTCGATGAAGCGCCAGCCGGCGCGCAGGTTTCCGCAGCCGATGTCGAGCATGCGGTGGGCGGGCGTGAGGCCGTGCTCCACCAGGTAGTCGAACTGCATCCGGCCCAGGGCCAGCCAGCGTTCGTGGGTCTGGCTGCCGACGGCGGCCTCGGGGTTGCGGCCGGTGTCGGAGGCCATGACGGCCCGGTAGTAGCCCACGTGGTCGGGGTGCTTGTGGCGCAGCCAGGCGTCGCGGGCGGCGCGGCGTACGTACGGGGCGATGCGGGTCGGGTTGCTCAGCGCGTAGCGGACCTTGTGGGTGACGCTGGCGCGGTCGGCGTGAAGGTTCTTCTTCGTGGCCATGAGGGTTCCCCTGTGGGTGTCGGGCGGGAAGGGGCCGGGCGGTCAGACTCAGGCGGGCGCGGTGACGGCCGCGGTGGTGGCGGTGACGGTCGCGGCGGCGCGCGCCGTCGCGGTGGGGCGGCGCAGGACGTACAGGACCAGGGCCACCAGTGCGGCGGCGGCGCCCAGGTAGAGCGCGGTCTCGATCCACTGGAAGGTCCAGAAGTCGCTGCTGGGATAGACCTTGTGGTAGCGGGCGACGAAGTCGTTCTCCGCCATGCACTGCCGGAGCTCCTCGCCGGAGGTCTGGCAGACGGGGGTGTTGATGTCGTGCTCCCGCCCGTCGGGGGTGAGGTAGCCGAATTCCCCGGTGGACCAGGCGCTGCCGACCATCTTCTTGGGCGTCATGCCCGGGGTGATCCGCGTCTCGGGGTCGATCCAGCTGGCCCGCAGGAGCCTGGTGAGCACGGTCGCCGTACCGATGGCGGCGACGGTCACCGCCATGGCGGGCAGGGTGCGGCGGACCAGCAGGCCGACGGCCGTGCCGACGGCGAGGCCGAACAGGGCCAAGGCCACGGAGGCGGGTCCGGTCGCGTTGTAGATGTAGGCGTCGTACCAGTAGAGGCCGTCCAGGGTGTTGGAGACGGGCGACCACCACCAGGCGACGAGCGCGGCGATCTGGAGGGAGGCGATCACGGCGAAGACCGCGGCGAGGCCGAAGCGGGCGGCGAACCAGCGGCGGCCGCTGACGCCCTGGGTGAGCGCGAGCTTGAAGGTGCCGGTCTCCATCTCGCGGCCCAGCAGCGGGGCGCCCCAGAACGCGCCGATGAGGGTGGGGAGGGCGAGTCCGAGGGTGCCGAGGGCTCTGATCGAGTCGGTGCTGCCGTTCAGGACCACGAAGGTGCCCAGGCTTTCGCAGCCCCCGTTCCAGCCCTTGCAGG from Streptomyces sp. NBC_00190 harbors:
- a CDS encoding transporter, which translates into the protein MKGVLWLAWRQQRLMIGVATVFLLAVTAWAAYQRSEMMTQIDDYGFVPCKGWNGGCESLGTFVVLNGSTDSIRALGTLGLALPTLIGAFWGAPLLGREMETGTFKLALTQGVSGRRWFAARFGLAAVFAVIASLQIAALVAWWWSPVSNTLDGLYWYDAYIYNATGPASVALALFGLAVGTAVGLLVRRTLPAMAVTVAAIGTATVLTRLLRASWIDPETRITPGMTPKKMVGSAWSTGEFGYLTPDGREHDINTPVCQTSGEELRQCMAENDFVARYHKVYPSSDFWTFQWIETALYLGAAAALVALVLYVLRRPTATARAAATVTATTAAVTAPA
- a CDS encoding amidohydrolase — protein: MTDRTADSADAAGAPTRTVLLRGGEVHSPADPFATAMVVERGHVAWVGSEGAADAFAQGVDEVVDLGGALVTPAFTDAHVHTTSAGLALTGLDLSGARSLPAALDLVRAYAASRPADRVLLGHGWDAARWPERRAPRRAELDEAAGGRPLYLSRIDVHSAVVTTALLDLVPGVSPDGDEPLTRDAHHAVRAAALAAVTPAQRAEAQRAALDRAASLGIGSVHECGGPDISSAEDFRDLLALAGERPGPRVFGYWADRDLDQAKALGAVGAAGDLFVDGALGSHTACLHAPYADAAHTGTGYLDARAVAEHVAACTEAGLQAGFHAIGDAALTAVVEGVRAAAEKVGLARVRAARHRVEHAEMMTPATIAAFAELGLTASVQPAFDAAWGGEDGMYADRLGAERARTLNPYAAMLKAGVPLAFGSDAPVTPLDPWGTVRAAAFHRTPEHRISVRAAFTAHTRGGWRALGRDDAGVLVPGAPADYAVWQTAELVVQAPDDRVARWSTDPRSGTPGLPDLTPGADLPVCLATVVGGREVFVRPQG
- a CDS encoding TetR/AcrR family transcriptional regulator: MATGRKLFAHTSYDALSMDDIAKQAGVAKGLVYYYFKSKRGYYLAIVEDSVAELVARAGGDTELPGAERVRRTVDGYLSYAEHHHAAYRTIATGGVGSDAEVLAIRDAVREELVATIAEGAYGRRTLPQIARLALLGWLSSVEGITLEWIGGLVADAAGQPGRAELGALLVRQLRATLTVIEEFVPECPAPPAPEGPSEQLGDLAPVTGSP
- a CDS encoding acyl-CoA dehydrogenase family protein; protein product: MTDRAPQPVDRQLPTEESRDLLALVREIAQREIRPVAAEEEDSGRFPREIFTLLSEAGLLGLPYPGEYGGGEQPYEVYLQVLEELAAARLTVGLGVSVHSLACHGLAGYGTKEQQGAHLPAMLGGGLLGAYALSEPAAGSDAASLTTKAVRDADDWIISGTKAWITHGGVADFYTVLARTGAEGPKGITAFLVPGDADGLTAAVPEKKMGMKGSPTAQLHFDGVRVPDSRRIGEEGQGFTIALAALDAGRLGIAACAIGVAQAALDEALVYALDRKQFGHPIADFQGLRFMLADMATKIEAGRALYLAAARLRDAGKPFSRQAAMAKLFCTDAAMAVTTDAVQVLGGYGYTADFPVERLMREAKVLQIVEGTNQIQRMVIARHLAGPETR
- a CDS encoding class I SAM-dependent methyltransferase, whose translation is MATKKNLHADRASVTHKVRYALSNPTRIAPYVRRAARDAWLRHKHPDHVGYYRAVMASDTGRNPEAAVGSQTHERWLALGRMQFDYLVEHGLTPAHRMLDIGCGNLRAGWRFIEHLDTGHYYGIDISPDILISAKETLTRQGLQDKLPHLTITRDLTLDFLPERHFDIVHAHSVFSHSPIEIIDECLAHVERVLAPGGWFDFTFDRTEGTEHQVLREDFYYRTRTLVDLAAKHGLTARFMDDWERLGHGQSKIRVTAG
- a CDS encoding Lrp/AsnC family transcriptional regulator; its protein translation is MEELDRQIVDLLVRDGRMSYTDLGKATGLSTSAVHQRVRRLEQRGVIRGYAAVVDPEAVGLPLTAFISVKPFDPSAPDDIADRLAGVPEIEACHSVAGDENYILKVRVATPLELEDLLGRLRALAHVSTRTTVVLSTPYEARPPRV
- a CDS encoding phosphotransferase family protein, which translates into the protein MATAPRPRTSTREPEELGRRLAAWLDTRLPGVEVTNVSVPGSNGMSSETLLFDIEHPDAPLRACALRLAADPAAYSVFPTYDMPRQHRVMGLVAEHTDLPVPRVQWLEEDPGPLGAPFFVMARAEGRVPPDVMPYTYEGNWLHAATDAERAELQEASISLLARLHDQFPRAEAEFLLPKGEGSPLRRHVDAQRAYYAWVVGGLAPSPLIERAFARLEELWPRDEGPAVLNWGDARIGNVIYDGFTPAAVLDWEMAAYAPREVDLGWTVYLHRFFQDLTVGFGQPGLPDFLRREDLERRYAELTGHTPRDMEFHTLYAALRHGIVMLRIAYRQAYFGEVEIPADPDSLILHHASLAAMVQGTYWE